A window of the Hordeum vulgare subsp. vulgare chromosome 5H, MorexV3_pseudomolecules_assembly, whole genome shotgun sequence genome harbors these coding sequences:
- the LOC123397991 gene encoding respiratory burst oxidase homolog protein B-like has product MERQAGNGNAIAGPPPEENKGPDGKSASRRSTRFKEENAYVEVTLDVRADDAVAVQSVRAAGETPDTALLPRSGGLSSRLKAELRRIASAKPVSQRRLDRSMTGAARALRGLQFLNQSVVTQGSWPEVEKRFDRLAVDGLLLRSRFGQCIGMVGSEEFAAQMYDALARRRGIVAQVLTKDELRQFWEQLSDPGFDAKLQTFFDMVDKNADGRITEEELKEVLTLTASANKLTKILERVDEYTALIMEELDPDQLGYIELATLESLLLLPPSQAPTSLVAHSSNISQLISRRLVPARDANPLRRGLTATRYFLEDNWKRVWVMALWLSINAGLFAWKFYAYRRHPTFDVMGYCVCVAKGGAETTKFNMAVILLPVCRNTVTWLRSRTRLGAAVPFNDNINFHKVVAGGVAVGVALHGVTHLTCDFPRLLHASDEAYEPMKRYFGQTRVPDYWWFVRGVEGVTGVIMVVLMAVAYTLAHPRFRRSKLGAGNPLKRLSGFNMFWYTHHLFVVVYVALVVHGVCLYINRTWYKQTTWMYLAVPVLLYAGERLLRALRSHGLTTVRIEKVAVYPGNVIAIHMSKPHGFRYRSGQYIYVNCSEVSPFEWHPFTITSAPGDDYLSMHIRCRGDWTSRFRAIFSQICRPPSAGQSGLLRADFTSMVEHNAKFPRLLIDGPYGAPAQDYRKYDVLLLIGLGIGATPLISIVKDVLNNVHRREEHAGDEGFMTKRVYFYWCTREEGSFEWFRGVMNEVAERDAAGEESVVELHNHCTSVYEEGDARSAMVVMLQALHHAKSGVDVVSGTRVRTHFARPCWRDVYKRVACDHQGQRVGVFYCGDQKLTPELRRLSHDFSHRTTTKFVFHKENF; this is encoded by the exons ATGGAGAGGCAGGCCGGGAACGGCAATGCCATTGCCGGGCCACCGCCGGAAGAGAACAAGGGCCCGGACGGCAAGAGCGCGAGCCGGCGAAGCACGCGGTTCAAGGAGGAGAACGCGTACGTGGAGGTCACGCTGGACGTCAGGGCCGACGACGCGGTGGCCGTCCAGAGCGTCAGGGCCGCCGGCGAGACGCCCGACACGGCGCTGCTGCCCCGGAGCGGCGGCCTGTCCTCGAGGCTCAAGGCCGAGCTGAGGCGCATCGCGTCCGCGAAGCCGGTGAGCCAGCGCCGGCTGGACAGGAGCATGACCGGCGCCGCGCGCGCGCTCAGGGGCCTCCAGTTCCTCAACCAGAGCGTGGTCACGCAGGGCAGCTGGCCCGAGGTGGAGAAGCGGTTCGACCGCCTCGCCGTCGACGGCCTGCTCCTCCGCTCACGCTTCGGCCAGTGCATTG GGATGGTTGGGTCGGAGGAATTCGCGGCGCAGATGTACGACGCGCTTGCACGGCGAAGGGGGATCGTTGCTCAGGTGCTGACCAAGGATGAGCTCAGGCAGTTCTGGGAGCAGCTATCGGATCCAGGCTTTGATGCCAAGCTCCAGACGTTCTTTGACAT GGTTGACAAGAATGCAGATGGTAGGATCACCGAAGAGGAGCTCAAAGAG GTCCTCACTCTGACGGCCTCCGCGAACAAGCTCACCAAGATCCTGGAGCGCGTCGACGAGTACACGGCGTTGATCATGGAGGAGCTGGACCCCGACCAGCTCGGCTACATCGAGCTTGCGACACTGGAgtccctgctgctgctgcccccTTCCCAGGCGCCGACGAGCCTGGTGGCGCACAGCTCCAACATCAGCCAGCTCATCAGCCGGAGGCTGGTGCCTGCGCGGGACGCGAACCCGCTCCGGCGGGGCCTCACGGCCACGCGCTACTTCCTGGAGGACAACTGGAAGCGCGTGTGGGTGATGGCGCTGTGGCTGTCCATCAACGCCGGCCTCTTCGCCTGGAAGTTCTACGCGTACCGGCGCCACCCGACGTTCGACGTCATGGGCTACTGCGTCTGCGTGGCCAAGGGCGGCGCCGAGACCACCAAGTTCAACATGGCCGTCATCCTCCTCCCAGTCTGCCGCAACACCGTCACCTGGCTCCGCTCCCGGACCAGGCTCGGCGCCGCCGTGCCgttcaacgacaacatcaacttcCACAAGGTGGTGGCCGGGGGCGTGGCCGTCGGCGTGGCGCTGCACGGGGTGACCCACCTCACGTGCGACTTCCCGCGCCTGCTGCACGCCAGCGACGAGGCGTACGAGCCGATGAAGCGCTACTTCGGGCAGACGAGGGTCCCGGACTACTGGTGGTTCGTGAGGGGCGTGGAGGGCGTCACCGGCGTCATCATGGTGGTGCTCATGGCCGTCGCCTACACGCTGGCGCACCCGCGGTTCCGCCGGAGCAAGCTCGGCGCCGGGAACCCGCTCAAGAGGCTCAGCGGGTTCAACATGTTCTGGTACACCCACCACCTCTTCGTCGTCGTCTACGTCGCCTTGGTCGTCCACGGCGTCTGCCTCTACATCAACCGGACGTGGTACAAGCAGACG ACATGGATGTACCTTGCCGTCCCCGTGCTGCTGTACGCCGGCGAGCGCCTTCTTAGGGCGCTGAGGTCGCACGGACTCACCACCGTGAGGATCGAGAAGGTGGCGGTGTATCCTGGGAATGTGATAGCCATCCACATGAGTAAGCCCCACGGCTTCAGGTACAGGAGCGGCCAGTACATATACGTCAACTGCAGCGAGGTCTCGCCGTTCGAGTG gCACCCATTCACCATCACCTCGGCTCCCGGCGACGACTACCTCAGCATGCACATCCGGTGCCGGGGCGACTGGACGAGCAGATTCAGAGCCATCTTCTCCCAG ATATGCAGACCGCCGTCGGCAGGGCAGAGCGGCCTCCTGAGAGCCGACTTCACGTCCATGGTGGAGCACAACGCCAA GTTCCCGAGGCTGCTGATCGACGGGCCCtacggcgcgccggcgcaggacTACCGCAAGTACGACGTGCTCCTCCTCATCGGCCTCGGCATCGGCGCCACGCCGCTCATCAGCATCGTCAAGGACGTGCTCAACAACGTCCACCGgcgggaggagcacgccggcgacgaGGGGTTCATGACGAAGCGGGTCTACTTCTACTGGTGCACGCGGGAGGAAGGCTCCTTCGAGTGGTTCCGCGGCGTGATGAACGAGGTGGCGGAGCGAGACGCCGCCGGCGAGGAGTCCGTGGTGGAGCTGCACAACCACTGCACCAGCGTGTACGAGGAAGGCGACGCGCGGTCGGCCATGGTGGTGATGCTGCAGGCGCTCCACCACGCCAAGAGCGGCGTCGACGTCGTCTCCGGGACCCGCGTCCGCACGCACTTCGCCAGGCCCTGCTGGCGCGACGTCTACAAGCGCGTCGCCTGCGACCACCAGGGGCAGCGCGTCGGGGTCTTCTACTGCGGCGACCAGAAGCTCACGCCGGAGCTCAGGCGGCTGTCGCACGACTTCTCGCACCGGACCACCACCAAGTTCGTCTTCCACAAGGAGAACTTCTGA
- the LOC123452715 gene encoding GPI ethanolamine phosphate transferase 3: MAAPASRRRGFSLGRSWPLLFVAILALHSLAIYLFTRGFLLTRTELDLHSHRDDRTGVSPGCSSWPQPAVDRLVIVVLDALRFDFVAPSTFFEEKQPWMDKLQVLQKLAADEKNSARIFKALADPPTTSLQRLKALTTGGLPTFIDVGNSFGAPAIVEDNIMHQLVKNGKRVVMMGDDTWTQLYPEHFNKLFPYPSFNVKDLDTVDNGVIDHLLPSLHENDWDVLIAHFLGVDHAGHIFGVDSTPMIQKLEQYNEILEDVIDTLKSLSTPGGPHENTLLLVMGDHGQTLNGDHGGGTAEEVETSLFAWSSKTPPDAVLSVLGENSCNFDLHGKEVCVSTMQQLDFAVTVSALLGIPFPFGSIGRVNPELYALSAGTWDIQKTGINACTPQDDLEAWKKRYAEALCVNSWQVKRYIDQYSGSSIIGFSAEYLHHVAELYSKAQANWSEVLKSTCPSETAKGEEFKESASSALQLQIDAYSSFLESFAKLARSAWTEFDLWLMGTGLLLMILSVITHAYILVRLNAVYQPSDQECASSRIITKLSFAFTLVMIRAASLLSNSYIMAEGRVTNFLLATSCIAGLWSSAVNGNFNIEEFIFLLLNIFARFGIELGMSKQIAGPTATKDHPVSIICDIFGSSFCNASVDIFPIISLAIVTCIILKLITYAVHQRFLKYFIMSGTILSYAFIANHWASESTLLSHAKAVQQTGRSLAPRFVYAIGGLSLVISALWRLFAPVGSLKFNERITSLSAAMLCSWSPVILMLLGRQGAFVALICITGAWCIIMLQQKYQKDSKLEITGSCVANPVSVTQWSLLAICLFYLTGHWCTFDGLRYGAAFIGFDNFHIIRQGFLLSVDTFGVSHILPVLSLPFIAIHCYNTVSKKSKVKDVTINILIQVHLMYGLITAITTTVTIICVTIQRRHLMVWGLFAPKYVFDAIGLLVTDLLICLASLYYS; the protein is encoded by the exons ATGGCGGCGCCGGCGAGCCGCCGACGCGGGTTCTCCTTGGGCCGCTCGTGGCCACTGCTCTTCGTCGCCATCCTCGCCCTCCACTCGCTGGCCATCTACCTCTTCACGCGTGGCTTCCTCCTCACTCGCACCGAGCTCGACCTCCACAGCCACCGGGACGACCGCACCGGCGTCTCCCCCGGATGCTCCTCCTGGCCCCAGCCAGCCGTAGAccgcctcgtcattgtcgtcctcgACGCCCTCAG GTTCGATTTCGTGGCACCGAGTACATTCTTTGAAG AGAAGCAGCCATGGATGGACAAGTTGCAGGTCCTGCAGAAGCTGGCTGCTGACGAGAAGAACTCTGCTAGGATCTTTAAAGCTCTGGCTGACCCACCGACCACCAGCCTTCAACGTCTTAAG GCTCTCACGACGGGTGGTCTACCTACCTTTATTGATGTCGGCAATAGCTTTGGAGCTCCAGCAATAGTAGAAGACAATATAATGCATCAG CTGGTAAAAAATGGAAAGAGGGTAGTCATGATGGGAGATGATACATGGACACAGTTATACCCAGAGCACTTCAACAAgttatttccatacccttctTTTAATGTTAAAGATCTTGACACG GTAGACAATGGTGTTATTGATCACTTGCTTCCTTCACTGCACGAGAATGATTGGGATGTTCTAATTGCACATTTCCTTGGTGTG GACCACGCAGGGCATATATTCGGTGTTGACTCTACCCCGATGATCCAGAAGTTGGAGCAATACAATGAAATCCTAGAG GATGTAATTGACACGTTGAAAAGCCTATCAACACCTGGTGGTCCCCATGAAAATACTTTACTCCTTGTAATGGGAGATCATGGTCAAACCCTAAATGGTGACCATGGAGGAGGAACTGCTGAAGAG GTTGAAACATCTCTGTTTGCATGGAGTTCGAAGACACCACCCGATGCTGTCTTATCTGTTCTTGGTGAAAATTCATGCAATTTTGATCTG CATGGGAAAGAAGTGTGCGTCAGCACTATGCAGCAG CTTGATTTTGCAGTAACTGTATCAGCACTACTCGGTATACCTTTTCCTTTTGGAAG CATTGGACGTGTAAACCCAGAATTGTATGCTTTGAGTGCTGGGACATGGGATATTCAAAAGACGGGTATCAATGCATGCACGCCACAGGATGACCTAGAAGCGTGGAAAAAGAGATATGCTGAAGCCCTTTGTGTAAATAGTTGGCAG GTAAAGAGATACATTGATCAGTATTCTGGTAGTTCTATCATTGGATTTTCAGCTGAATACCTGCACCATGTTGCGGAGCTGTATTCAAAAGCTCAGGCAAACTGGTCAGAGGTTTTGAAGTCTACATGCCCATCGGAAACAGCTAAGGGAGAAGAATTTAAGGAGAGCGCAAGTTCTGCTCTGCAGTTGCAAATTGATGCATACTCTAGCTTCTTGGAAAGCTTTGCAAAGCTTGCTCGCTCTGCTTGGACGGAGTTTGATTTATGGTTGATGGGCACTGGTCTTTTACTTATGATACTGTCAGTTATTACTCATGCATACATACTTGTGAGGCTGAATGCTGTATATCAACCATCAGATCAGGAATGTGCTAGTTCAAGGATCATCACCAAATTATCCTTTGCTTTTACATTGGTCATGATTCGAGCAGCGAGTTTACTGTCCAACAGTTATATAA TGGCAGAAGGTAGAGTTACAAACTTTCTTTTGGCCACGAGTTGCATTGCCGGTTTGTGGAGCTCGGCCGTGAACGGGAACTTCAACATAGAA gagtttatttttcttcttctaaaTATTTTTGCACGATTTGGAATTGAGCTTGGGATGTCAAAACAAATTGCTGGGCCAACTGCTACAAAAGACCACCCAGTGAGCATTATTTGTGACATTTTCGGTTCCAGCTTCTGCAATGCCTCCGTGGATATATTCCCCATCATATCTCTTGCCATAGTGACTTGCATTATATTAAAGCTCATCACCTATGCGGTCCATCAGAGGTTCTTGAAGTACTTTATTATGTCTGGAACCATCTTGAGCTATGCATTTATAGCAAATCATTGGGCTTCTGAAAGCACTTTACTGTCTCATGCTAAAGCTGTTCAACAAACTGGAAGAAGTTTGGCTCCTCGCTTTGTTTATGCTATTGGAGGTTTGTCATTGGTAATATCTGCACTTTGGCGATTGTTTGCcccagttggttctttgaagttcAACGAAAGGATAACTAGTTTATCAGCTGCCATGCTGTGTTCATGGAGCCCAGTTATCTTGATGTTGTTGGGAAGGCAAGGTGCTTTTGTAGCGTTAATTTGCATCACTGGAG CTTGGTGCATAATAATGTTACAGCAGAAATATCAGAAAGACTCGAAACTTGAGATAACAGGGAGTTGTGTTGCTAACCCTGTATCGGTAACACAATGGAGCCTTCTTGCAATTTGTCTATTTTATCTGACTGGTCACTG GTGTACCTTTGATGGCCTCCGCTATGGTGCTGCATTCATTGG GTTTGACAATTTCCATATCATTCGTCAAGGGTTTCTTCTTTCCGTTGATACCTTTGGTGTTTCTCACATCCTGCCAGTTCTTAGTCTCCCATTTATTGCCATCCACTGTTATAATACTGTATCGAAGAAAAGCAAGGTGAAGGATGTCACTATCAATATTCTAATACAG GTCCATTTGATGTATGGTCTAATTACAGCTATCACTACGACAGTTACAATCATATGTGTCACGATTCAAAGGCGTCACTTGATG GTGTGGGGTTTGTTTGCACCAAAATATGTATTTGACGCGATTGGACTCCTCGTAACAGACTTGCTAATTTGTCTTGCTTCTCTTTACTACAGCTGA